From the Lolium rigidum isolate FL_2022 chromosome 2, APGP_CSIRO_Lrig_0.1, whole genome shotgun sequence genome, one window contains:
- the LOC124687465 gene encoding VAN3-binding protein-like, whose protein sequence is MEGYLLGRMKRRDHLLLNDSTGAPATVQSPQTPMEPMEFLSRSWSVSASDISKVLAVGGVGVAGRRSSNFVVDRLSGMLMPDTIALAAASGTNPSPKKRTSRSRSAICAHHHTIGRWFHHRDGSSRVDKARAERARVHAAVSVASVAAAVAALAAGTVSPEDPEDAKMDAALASATQLLASHCIEFAELAGADHDQVASAVEGAVEVRSPGDLMTLTAAAATALRGATALRQREHREARSKAAVAPYDSCRADIWCKEGTLLKRGRKGALRWKRVSVYINKRSQVIVKLKSKHVGGAFSKKKRSVVYGVHDDTPAPWPGHGSVGMPDSATAASEKRHFGLRTAQGLVEFECESRMHMQEWVDSVKNLLRQAAGGTAQLEHSFQSLRLSAS, encoded by the exons ATGGAAGGGTACTTGTtggggaggatgaagaggagggacCACCTGCTGCTCAATGACAGCACCGGTGCTCCGGCGACAGTTCAGTCGCCGCAGACGCCGATGGAGCCCATGGAGTTCCTGTCGCGGTCTTGGAGCGTGTCCGCGTCCGACATATCCAAGGTGCTTGCCGTCGgcggcgtcggcgtggccggcagGCGGAGCTCCAACTTCGTCGTCGATCGCCTCTCCGGGATGCTCATGCCGGACACGATCGCGCTCGCCGCCGCTTCCGGCACTAACCCGAGCCCCAAGAAGCGC ACTAGCAGGAGCAGGAGCGCGATCTGCGCGCACCACCACACCATCGGCAGGTGGTTCCACCACAGGGACGGGAGCAGCAGGGTGGACAAGGCTCGTGCCGAGCGGGCGCGCGTCCATGCCGCAGTCTCCGTGGCCAGCGTGGCCGCCGCTGTCGCTGCCCTCGCCGCGGGAACTGTGAGCCCGGAGGACCCAGAGGACGCCAAGATGGACGCGGCGCTGGCATCCGCCACGCAGCTCCTGGCCTCGCACTGCATCGAGTTTGCCGAGCTCGCCGGCGCCGATCACGACCAGGTGGCCTCCGCCGTTGAGGGCGCCGTCGAAGTTCGGAGCCCCGGCGATCTCATGACCCTCACCGCTGCAGCTGCCACAG CTCTGAGAGGAGCCACGGCGCTGAGGCAGAGAGAGCATCGGGAGGCGAGGAGCAAAGCGGCGGTGGCGCCCTACGACAGCTGCCGCGCGGACATATGGTGCAAGGAAGGGACGCTCCTCAAGCGCGGCCGGAAAGGCGCGCTGCGCTGGAAGCGAGTGTCCGTGTACATCAACAAGAGGTCTCAGGTGATCGTAAAGCTCAAGAGCAAGCACGTCGGCGGCGCCTTctccaagaagaagaggagcgtCGTGTACGGCGTCCACGACGAcacgccggcgccgtggccggggcACGGCTCCGTCGGCATGCCAGACTCTGCCACGGCGGCATCGGAGAAGCGCCACTTTGGGCTGAGGACGGCGCAGGGCCTGGTGGAGTTCGAGTGCGAGAGCAGGATGCACATGCAGGAGTGGGTGGATTCGGTGAAGAACCTGCTCCGGCAGGCGGCCGGCGGGACTGCTCAGCTCGAGCATTCCTTCCAGTCGCTCAGGCTTAGCGCCTCGTAA